AAGAAAAACCGATCACCACTTTCCGCGGGGTTTTGATTTCACCGAGTGTATCGATATTGGTACTTTTGGTCTTAAACTCAATCAGTACATTTTTATACGGCTCTAAAAGCGCGGCAACTTTTTTTGACACTCCAAGCGTATTTTCCAAATACAGACTATCCGCAAACTCACCGGTACCAAACCTTAGAACTGAATTGTTTTGTTTGAGCTTTGTTTTAAGCTCATTCTCCAGATCATTAAAGTTTTCATACACTGTTTGATGCTGATGCTCAAGATACACCTGGAGTATACAGTAGTTACAGTACATTCCACACCCGGTAAGAGGGGTTATTATCTGGTAACCACAGCAAAGATACCCTCCGGTAGTTCCGGGACAGGGTTTCCAGAATTCTCCCTTGTTACGATCACTTACAAGTTTTTGTCTTTTAGAATTCATAGGTTGTTCACGTTTGTTTAAAAAGCGGGTCTTTATCAGTTGTAGCAGCTGGTGAAGGCAACGTATGCTCAGTAGGAAACCGTTTGACCACATCCTGTATAATAAGCCCCGAAAGCATAAATCCATAGGTGGCGGTGATATGAACAGCAGAGCCGTTTATTTGCTTTTTACTGGAGCACCATTCATGGATAAACGCCTCCTCATCCTCTTCACCCCTGATACTTTTTGGACAGAAACACTCCCCTGTTCCGCATCCGCTTTCTATAGCATAAACTGGAAGCACTTCATCACTCCAAACACATTTAAAGTCGCCCCTGACTCCTCTGCGACGAAGTCTTTTGCGGACAAGCTTTCCTAAACGGCAGCCATAAGAGTCCCAGATCGAGCTTACTTTAATCCGTGTGGGATCCAGTTTGCAGGAAGCACCAAGAGCACTGTACACCGTTGTTTTGGCTTTAAGGGCCGATTCGAGCAATGTTACCTTACTGGTAAGACTGTCTATGGCATCAATTACATAATCGTAATCAGAAAGGTTGAAAGATTCGCGTGTATCGTTATCGTAGATTTTTTGGATAGTGGTGATCTGCGCATCAGCGCTTATCTCCCTGAGACGTCTGGCAAGCTCAGTAACCTTTACACAGCCAAGTGTTTTAGAAGTAGCCTGCACCTGACGGTTTATGTTGGTCACACAGACCAGATCTGAGTCCACGATAGTTAGGTTTTTCACCCCGGAACGGATCAGGCCCTCGGCACACCAACTCCCCACACCACCTACCCCAAACAGAATCACCCGTGTTTTGGCAAGTTGGTTTAAAGTATAT
This Chitinispirillales bacterium ANBcel5 DNA region includes the following protein-coding sequences:
- a CDS encoding tRNA threonylcarbamoyladenosine dehydratase, whose amino-acid sequence is MSLNHAFHRMELLTGSYTLNQLAKTRVILFGVGGVGSWCAEGLIRSGVKNLTIVDSDLVCVTNINRQVQATSKTLGCVKVTELARRLREISADAQITTIQKIYDNDTRESFNLSDYDYVIDAIDSLTSKVTLLESALKAKTTVYSALGASCKLDPTRIKVSSIWDSYGCRLGKLVRKRLRRRGVRGDFKCVWSDEVLPVYAIESGCGTGECFCPKSIRGEEDEEAFIHEWCSSKKQINGSAVHITATYGFMLSGLIIQDVVKRFPTEHTLPSPAATTDKDPLFKQT